From one Lycium ferocissimum isolate CSIRO_LF1 chromosome 5, AGI_CSIRO_Lferr_CH_V1, whole genome shotgun sequence genomic stretch:
- the LOC132055272 gene encoding 17.4 kDa class III heat shock protein: protein MSTVVDAVSQLLHFPESIERLVFPSRPNESSEDRSSIPVDILDTQKDYIFYMDVPGLSKSDIQVTVEDENTLVIRSNGKRKREESEEEGCKYVRMERRPPLKLMRKFRLPDNCNVSAITAKCENGVLTVTVEKLPPPPKSKTVEVAIS, encoded by the exons atgagTACAGTTGTGGATGCGGTGAGCCAACTTCTCCACTTCCCAGAATCCATTGAGAGGCTTGTTTTTCCGTCAAGGCCAAATGAGAGCAGTGAGGACAGAAGTAGCATTCCAGTGGACATTCTTGATACCCAAAAAGACTACATTTTCTATATGGATGTTCCTGGTTTATCCAAGTCTGACATTCAG GTGACGGTGGAAGATGAGAACACGCTGGTGATACGAAGCAACGGGAAGAGGAAGCGCGAGGAGAGCGAAGAAGAAGGATGCAAGTACGTGAGGATGGAGAGGAGGCCACCTCTCAAACTCATGAGGAAATTCAGGCTGCCTGATAACTGCAATGTTTCTGCAATTACTGCTAAATGTGAAAATGGGGTTTTGACTGTCACAGTTGAGAAGCTGCCTCCACCCCCTAAGTCTAAGACTGTTGAGGTTGcaatttcatga